CAGAAACATCAATCCTCTGGGTATCATCCTCAGCGAATACAAGGAAGACGAGGACAGCACGACCACCTTCGGACCGGGAGGGACGGTGGTCTCTTTTGAAAATGAAAAACGCTTTGTGGTCAGGTCGGAAAAACGATCCCATACGGTCAGGACTGCCGGAGTGGTGAACACGGTCACCGTGGTGCCGGAGACTCCCGAGGATCCCGGGCTCTTTGCCATAGGCACCAACGCCAAGCGGCTTTGGCTGGTGCGCATCACCCCAAAGGGCTATCGTTATTCCAAGAAAAGGCTGCCGGGAGCTCCCGTCTTCAGCTGCTTTATGGACGGCAAGCTGTATATGCTGTGCGCAAACAACACCTGCATTTTCAGCTGGGACCCCGCCACAGACAAGACTCATATAGTCAATCTGCCCGAAGGCTTTTTTGACGATTGCGCCCTGTCAAGGATCTCGGATCTGGGCTTTATGCGCGAGGGTGAAAACGATCTGGTGATCATAGACAAGTCCGGCAAGACCGGCTTTGTCAGAAAATCTCCGGACAACGAGCTGAACGAGTACTTTACCTCACCCATGGGACGCTATCTGGCCATCATAGGCATCAGCACCATCGAAAGCCATGGCAAGAGCCTGAATGACGGCTATTCTGCCATTATCGATCTCACCATTGGCAAAAAGATCTGGGAGACTGAATATCTCATCAATTCCGAGAGGCTGATAGGAGTGCTGGAAGACGGGGATGCCCTGTGCTACGACCCTGCCGGCTATACTATCAGCAGAAAGTCCGGTGATATGCACAGCTCCGAGAAGCTCCTCACACTCCCCTGCCCCGTGAGCACTCTGGTCAGAAACAACAACAGTATGTACATCTTATGCGGGGGAGAATTGTGGATCATCAGACAGATCGCCGAGGGGAAAGGTCCTGCTGTTGAATGATATTTCCTGATGTGGTATAATAGCAATAACGGATACGGGGGCGTATATTGAAAAACATATTATTATTTGCGCTGGTTTGTACGCTGTTTCTTTCCACGGGCTGCTTTGCCGCGGAGAAAGAGACACCCATGAACAATGTCCAGGCTGGCATCATAGGCGTAGTCGAAGGAGTCACCGAGTATCTGCCGGTCAGCTCCACGGGACACATCATGCTGACTCAGCGGCTGCTCGGTATAGACATGGAGGGCCAGCAACGGGAAAAAGCTGCGGACGCCTACGCCGTGTGCATCCAGCTGGGCGCTATCATCGCTGTTCTGGGTCTCTATCCCGGCAGGTTCAAAAGCATCCTGCTGGGCATCATGGGCAAGGACAAGGCAGGCCGCAGACTGCTCATGAACCTGCTTATCGCCATCCTGCCGGCGGCCGTGGCAGGTCTAATATTTCACAATCTCATCCAAAAATACCTGTTCGGCCTGTGGCCCATTGTGATAGCCTGGTTTGCCGGAGGCTTGCTGATGCTCATCATCAGTCCCCGCACTTCTCCCGACGTAGTCACAGGCAAGGAGCTTGACGAGATGGACCCCATATCCGCACTCTGGATAGGCGTCATTCAATGCATAGCCATGTGGCCCGGCGTAAGCCGCAGCTTCAGCACCATCATAGGCGGCATATTTACGGGCTACAGTGTCAAAGCCAGTGTGGAATTCAGCTTTTTGCTGGGTGTGATCACTCTCGGAGCCGCCACACTGTACGAAGGGCACAAATACATCGGCGACGTGTTTGACATATACGGCTGGCTCCCTCCGGTGCTGGGCTGCGCCATAGCTTTTGTATCGGCGGTCATATCCATCAAATGGCTGGTAAACTATCTGAACAATCACGGCATGCAGCTTTTTGGCTGGTACAGAATAGGCATAGCCTTCCTGTCTGTGTGTCTGATGATTTTCGGCGTAATGAAATAATTGGAGGCATTTTTCATGAAAAGACTCTGTGTATTGATCCTGACGCTGTTGAGCGTGTCTCTGTTTGCCCAGGCTCCCGAGACCCTCACCGGCGATCAGCTGGCAAAAGGACTGGTCAATCTGGGCAACACCAGGAATCTGCAGACCGTGTTTTTCAACGCGGATCATGGCAAAGAGATCAGCTGCGCTGTGATAGGCAGCCAGATAGCCGCAGGCTCCGGCTCTTCCAGCTGGAACAGCAACTGGATAGGCATTGTCAGCAAGGCCATCTACAAAAAGCATCCCTATATCAATCTGAAGGTCAACGACTGCTCCATGTATATGAGCGATCCGGAGCAGGGAGCCATGCTGCTGCCCGCGCTGCTTAAGAGCGACCCTCTGGATCTGGCTTTTGCCGCCTATTCCGAGACCGACGAATATTCGAAGGCCGCCTGCGAGGGCATCATCAGACAGCTGCTTGCCCGGGGCTCTGCGATCATTTGGATTCTGCCTCCGGACAGGGAGGCAGCTCGTGAGCAGACCGAGCTCATCAAGCATTACGGCATCGTGGGAGTGGATGCGCTGAAGGCCGTGGAAGACTCCATAGACTCAGGTCTCATCGATCCGGAGACGGATTTCTTCAACGAAAAGCATCAGCCCACCGACCTCTTCTACTCTTACGTAGCTCAGATCATCACCGACAAGCTGATAGATCACAGCGTAAAGAGCGGAAAGAAATACGTGATGCCCGAACCCTTGGTCAGCGACCTGTTTGAGTACACGTCTTTTGTCAGCCCCGCCCGGACCCGCCCTCTCTCAAGCAATGGCTTCAGACTGAGGACCGAGCCAAACACCTGGGGCGCCTACAATCAGTACAGAAAAATGTGGGTGGCCAATGAGCCCGGCAGCGCCATGACCTGTCAGGCAGAGGGCACCTATATAGACA
This region of Abditibacteriota bacterium genomic DNA includes:
- a CDS encoding undecaprenyl-diphosphate phosphatase, translated to MNNVQAGIIGVVEGVTEYLPVSSTGHIMLTQRLLGIDMEGQQREKAADAYAVCIQLGAIIAVLGLYPGRFKSILLGIMGKDKAGRRLLMNLLIAILPAAVAGLIFHNLIQKYLFGLWPIVIAWFAGGLLMLIISPRTSPDVVTGKELDEMDPISALWIGVIQCIAMWPGVSRSFSTIIGGIFTGYSVKASVEFSFLLGVITLGAATLYEGHKYIGDVFDIYGWLPPVLGCAIAFVSAVISIKWLVNYLNNHGMQLFGWYRIGIAFLSVCLMIFGVMK